A genomic region of Alicyclobacillus sp. SO9 contains the following coding sequences:
- a CDS encoding DeoR/GlpR family DNA-binding transcription regulator, with product MFVEERRNQILNLLKERKRLTVSELAEQLVVSEATLRTDLNNMEKEGLLTRTHGGAILNDAGGNDTSFTARIKRNHKEKLLIAQAALHFIEEKQCILLDASSTALELAHCLKEESMRLTVVTSSAHVGLELNEHPDITVILIGGMMTKGSSSIEGTLGLSILDQVNVDIMFTSANGFTPEKGLSDFNLYEVQLKRELVKKAKRTIALLDHTKIGSNSSAVFANTNEIESIITDKNIADEYLYHPTMSSVNVIVAE from the coding sequence ATGTTTGTCGAAGAGAGAAGAAATCAAATTCTAAATTTACTTAAAGAACGAAAGCGGTTGACGGTTTCCGAACTGGCGGAGCAACTTGTGGTATCAGAAGCAACCCTGCGAACGGATCTCAACAATATGGAAAAGGAAGGCCTCCTAACCAGGACCCATGGAGGCGCCATTCTAAATGATGCTGGAGGCAACGATACGAGCTTCACAGCCCGCATCAAACGAAATCATAAGGAAAAATTACTTATTGCTCAAGCAGCGTTGCATTTTATCGAAGAAAAACAATGCATTTTACTTGATGCCAGTTCAACTGCCTTAGAACTTGCTCACTGCCTAAAGGAAGAATCAATGCGATTGACAGTCGTAACGAGCAGCGCCCATGTTGGTCTGGAGCTTAATGAACACCCTGATATTACGGTGATTTTGATTGGAGGAATGATGACAAAAGGGTCCTCATCCATTGAAGGAACCTTAGGGTTGAGCATTCTCGATCAAGTCAATGTCGACATCATGTTCACGTCTGCCAACGGATTCACCCCAGAGAAAGGGTTGTCAGACTTCAACCTGTACGAAGTGCAATTGAAACGCGAACTGGTGAAAAAGGCAAAGAGGACCATTGCACTGCTTGACCACACTAAGATAGGAAGTAATTCAAGTGCTGTCTTTGCGAATACCAACGAGATTGAGAGCATTATTACCGACAAGAATATCGC